Proteins co-encoded in one Chitinophagales bacterium genomic window:
- a CDS encoding nucleotide pyrophosphohydrolase: MTITEAQKQVNEWIINYGGGYFDILTNTTILMEEVGELARVVSRTEGMQKKKENEILDFGEELADILWVILCLANQKDVDLTEELRKSFVKKTKRDAKRFTD, from the coding sequence ATGACTATAACTGAGGCACAAAAACAAGTCAATGAATGGATTATTAATTATGGTGGTGGGTATTTTGATATTTTGACCAATACTACTATTTTGATGGAGGAGGTTGGTGAGCTAGCACGAGTAGTTTCTAGAACAGAGGGCATGCAAAAAAAGAAAGAGAATGAAATTTTAGATTTTGGCGAGGAACTCGCAGATATCCTTTGGGTAATACTGTGTCTTGCAAATCAAAAAGACGTAGATTTAACAGAAGAGTTGCGTAAAAGTTTTGTTAAAAAAACAAAAAGAGATGCGAAAAGGTTTACTGACTAG
- a CDS encoding geranylgeranylglyceryl phosphate synthase family protein, whose translation MFSIDKLKGSKALALLLDPDKTVIDDSWLEIIREANPDLILLGGSQPFDYHLLDSMVDKLKANLTIPLVGFPGTVDQIHPKYDALLALSVVQSSDANYIFSPLFKAAKIIDELNLSTYYTPYLIIGSSGETAVEKALENKISIIDNETVLKSYLLGLKILNPICLYLEAGSGSKYVINSEYVKQTRNLLLDTYLFAGGGVRNIKQAEEIWTSGADCLVVGNWVEDCPSALINLANSRNILNGR comes from the coding sequence ATGTTTAGTATTGACAAGTTGAAAGGGTCAAAAGCTTTAGCTTTGCTTCTAGATCCTGATAAAACTGTCATTGATGATTCTTGGCTGGAAATTATAAGAGAAGCCAATCCAGATTTAATTTTATTAGGTGGTAGTCAGCCTTTTGATTATCATTTGTTGGATAGTATGGTTGATAAGCTAAAAGCAAATCTAACTATTCCCTTAGTAGGATTCCCAGGAACGGTTGATCAAATTCACCCAAAATATGATGCTCTGCTAGCACTATCTGTAGTGCAAAGTAGTGATGCAAACTATATTTTTTCACCTCTTTTTAAAGCAGCTAAAATCATAGATGAGCTAAATCTATCTACTTATTATACGCCTTATCTTATTATAGGTAGTTCAGGAGAAACTGCGGTTGAAAAGGCTTTGGAGAACAAAATTTCCATCATTGACAATGAGACCGTTCTAAAGTCATATCTTCTAGGTTTGAAAATTCTTAATCCTATATGTCTGTATCTTGAGGCTGGCAGCGGATCTAAATATGTTATAAATTCTGAATACGTAAAACAAACTAGAAACCTCTTGTTGGACACTTATTTATTCGCAGGAGGCGGAGTGCGCAATATTAAACAGGCAGAGGAGATATGGACTTCTGGTGCAGACTGTCTAGTCGTAGGAAATTGGGTAGAAGATTGTCCAAGTGCTCTGATAAATCTTGCAAATAGCAGGAATATACTCAATGGAAGATAG
- a CDS encoding C40 family peptidase, whose amino-acid sequence MTKTLVLGLITFLSVSLYSQSSLYYNPNEQVDKDCDNSLITTFSKYFAKKEEPKKETSKSSSFTAMASDFYSNTVDNVISVGKTFLGIPYRWGGTTENGFDCSGFIRHIFDWFGIRLPRTSREMAHVGSYVSRSELQKGDLIFFSGRNMNNGVIGHIGIVVEVTNEAVKMMHSSSSKGVHIEELDKSEYFSKRYMTARRLPLNEMQSNKN is encoded by the coding sequence ATGACTAAAACACTTGTCTTAGGTTTAATTACTTTCCTTTCTGTGTCCTTATATTCACAGTCTAGTCTTTATTATAATCCTAATGAACAAGTTGATAAAGATTGTGACAATTCTCTGATTACAACATTTTCTAAGTATTTTGCAAAGAAAGAAGAGCCAAAGAAAGAAACTTCAAAATCGAGCTCATTCACTGCTATGGCATCTGATTTTTATTCGAATACTGTAGATAACGTAATATCTGTTGGTAAAACATTTCTAGGTATCCCTTATAGATGGGGTGGTACTACTGAAAATGGTTTTGATTGCAGTGGATTTATTCGTCATATATTCGATTGGTTTGGAATTAGATTGCCAAGGACTTCTAGGGAAATGGCCCATGTAGGCTCATATGTAAGTAGAAGTGAGCTTCAAAAAGGTGATCTTATATTTTTTTCAGGCAGAAATATGAATAATGGCGTTATTGGTCACATAGGCATAGTTGTAGAGGTAACTAATGAAGCTGTTAAAATGATGCATTCTTCTTCATCAAAAGGTGTGCATATTGAAGAACTCGATAAGAGCGAGTATTTTAGTAAGCGTTATATGACCGCACGACGACTGCCATTGAATGAAATGCAGTCTAATAAAAATTAA
- a CDS encoding MGMT family protein encodes MVTSYGSIANALGATNSSRLVGYAMNESHKSHPNLPAHRVVNRNGILTGKHHFGSETRMQELLESEGIQIINNAIQDFKSKFWDPNIELI; translated from the coding sequence ATGGTCACTTCTTATGGAAGTATAGCCAATGCACTAGGCGCCACAAATAGCTCTAGACTAGTAGGTTATGCCATGAATGAAAGCCATAAGTCTCACCCCAATTTGCCTGCTCATAGAGTGGTTAATAGAAACGGGATTTTGACAGGAAAACACCATTTTGGATCAGAAACTAGGATGCAAGAGCTTTTAGAATCAGAAGGAATTCAAATCATAAATAATGCCATCCAAGATTTTAAGTCTAAATTTTGGGATCCTAATATAGAATTGATATAA
- a CDS encoding O-antigen ligase family protein, which yields MDRLIHSLKTIPEKTILNSLFVLFTFFLISSIRLEKYWLIALPFFIGFLVILLYHFRLLYWVLLFSIACSITLDFNKKLSTDFPTEFISIGLTAIFWIMWIVYRPQYLSYLWNHKIFWGIIATWVWSIIATLQAVQVLISIKFVLAKVWYITSFFIFTYYMIRSKEDIKKIFWVVYTPVLITSLYSFARTVLGGFSFEFTNQYSLPFYDNHVIYATTMTLMLPMVYAARNWYKKGSLIRILLTSSIPFLIIAIYFSYTRACYLALIGGLAFVLLLKIRKLVMGYIMAVLLVASVLFVFSYDYLYLRLAPDYNTTVMHDEFKDHLVSTFYGKDASSMERLNMWISVFRMYQKRPIAGYGPNNFPSTYKPYSVMYFKTWVSDNVLNLSCHNYFWLLLAEQGLVGLSLFLLFIGFVLYLIQKVYHQTECQFRRQLIASIAAVMGIFLIILFFNDLIETNKNGSLYFIFLALLVKLQQFSEENVT from the coding sequence TTGGATAGACTAATTCATAGTCTCAAAACCATACCTGAAAAGACTATTTTAAATAGTCTGTTTGTTTTATTTACTTTTTTCTTAATCTCCTCAATTCGTTTAGAAAAATATTGGTTAATTGCTTTGCCATTTTTTATAGGGTTTCTAGTCATCCTCCTTTATCATTTTCGATTATTATATTGGGTTCTATTATTTAGTATAGCATGTTCGATTACCTTAGATTTCAATAAAAAGTTGTCAACTGACTTCCCTACAGAGTTCATTAGTATCGGTCTCACAGCTATATTCTGGATTATGTGGATTGTGTATAGACCTCAGTACTTAAGTTACCTATGGAATCATAAAATTTTCTGGGGAATAATAGCTACGTGGGTATGGTCCATAATAGCCACACTCCAGGCAGTTCAAGTTCTTATATCGATTAAATTCGTATTGGCCAAAGTCTGGTATATCACCTCATTTTTCATATTTACGTATTATATGATTCGATCCAAAGAAGATATTAAAAAAATCTTTTGGGTTGTTTATACGCCAGTTTTGATTACATCACTATATAGTTTTGCTCGCACGGTTTTGGGAGGTTTTAGTTTTGAATTTACAAACCAATATTCTCTCCCTTTTTATGATAACCATGTCATTTATGCAACAACCATGACCCTAATGCTTCCTATGGTCTATGCCGCAAGAAATTGGTATAAAAAGGGATCCCTCATTCGGATTTTATTAACTAGCTCCATACCCTTCCTAATCATTGCGATATACTTTTCCTATACTCGCGCCTGTTATCTGGCACTAATAGGAGGCTTAGCATTTGTTTTACTTTTGAAAATACGAAAATTAGTGATGGGATATATTATGGCTGTTCTATTAGTAGCGAGCGTTTTGTTTGTGTTTTCATATGATTATCTTTATTTGAGATTAGCTCCAGACTATAATACTACGGTAATGCACGATGAGTTTAAGGATCATTTGGTCTCTACATTTTACGGGAAAGATGCTTCGAGTATGGAGCGTCTCAATATGTGGATTAGTGTCTTTCGCATGTATCAAAAAAGGCCTATAGCAGGGTACGGACCCAATAATTTCCCTAGCACTTATAAACCCTATTCGGTCATGTATTTTAAAACGTGGGTGAGTGATAATGTCCTCAACCTCTCGTGTCATAATTATTTTTGGCTATTATTAGCCGAACAAGGGCTTGTGGGACTTAGCTTATTTTTACTATTCATTGGTTTTGTTTTATATCTCATACAGAAAGTCTATCATCAAACCGAATGCCAATTTAGAAGACAGCTTATAGCATCCATAGCAGCTGTTATGGGAATCTTTCTCATTATTCTTTTCTTTAATGATTTGATAGAAACAAACAAGAACGGTTCCCTTTACTTTATTTTTCTAGCGCTATTAGTCAAACTACAACAGTTTAGTGAAGAAAATGTCACCTAG
- a CDS encoding aminotransferase class IV, which produces MKKMSPSSPIFFESILFYKGLFPFLNLHLKRIEDLASNYRSEFRMSLGEFESLLRASLHEGSEQKLRLKLNIDGSRLRISCIESEIIFNHSFNQYPPIKLSIYPHYLKPLEKQSAWKYENPKIYKDSIAHAFENNASQSILINEHGEIVETSLSNFFYIIDEKIYTPPLQSGAVNGVFRRYLMSKVDIQERCLHLNELELINECFVTSAVRGIVGVYQIDTNDFLTCQIDRLKKDLAIETTIIHRLSDR; this is translated from the coding sequence GTGAAGAAAATGTCACCTAGCTCTCCTATTTTTTTTGAGTCTATTCTATTTTATAAAGGACTGTTCCCATTTCTCAATCTCCACCTAAAGCGGATAGAAGACCTTGCGAGCAATTATCGCTCTGAGTTTCGAATGAGTCTAGGAGAATTTGAAAGCCTGCTGAGAGCAAGCTTACATGAAGGATCTGAACAAAAACTTAGACTAAAACTAAATATTGATGGATCTAGGCTAAGGATAAGTTGTATAGAATCGGAAATAATATTCAACCACTCTTTTAATCAATATCCACCTATTAAATTGTCGATTTATCCTCATTACTTGAAACCGCTTGAAAAACAGTCTGCTTGGAAATATGAAAATCCAAAGATTTACAAAGACTCTATAGCGCACGCCTTTGAAAATAATGCCTCCCAGTCCATTTTAATAAATGAACATGGAGAAATAGTAGAGACCTCACTATCCAACTTTTTCTATATCATAGATGAAAAGATATATACGCCTCCACTACAATCCGGTGCAGTGAACGGGGTGTTTCGTCGTTATCTGATGTCAAAGGTAGACATACAGGAGAGATGTTTACATCTAAATGAATTAGAATTGATAAATGAGTGCTTCGTAACAAGTGCAGTGCGTGGAATTGTCGGTGTATATCAAATTGATACGAATGACTTTCTCACATGCCAAATAGACCGTTTAAAAAAGGACTTGGCTATAGAGACTACTATAATACATAGATTATCAGATAGATAG
- a CDS encoding SurA N-terminal domain-containing protein produces the protein MKVISTIQKRAYIIFGIIAFCIIAFLYQDISPGVNSIAAGNNYIGKVNGETLSYDDYKKEYDKKEAELKLQKNGQSLTEDEATQLRDQIFSNFIKKNTITEMLSKLGLVISEKEILEITRGQNIDPAFQQIPAFKNQMGQFDPMLFENFLKTIKQDEPGTPAGTREKQWNAFAEEVMENRKVNKFNQIIQNALYVPKWQSDYDIKLFGTSRDIKYVAVPYTSVDVDKIKVEHNELEDYFEKNKYKFTALTPTVKVALASFELKPSSFDSTEIFNKFNARIEEMRTATNDTAFFRAYGDNGGYNPMMYTAEQIGDHPKISEMFSAAPRSIIGPYIDKNDVKAFRILAKKNIADSVLVKAITISFQDVKTQEAQMQRYKLIDSIFKMVDTLNMDFDQVAAKYSADRGQGAPIWLARADKSITEPEVFWHGATTKHFRMAFQREGAIKIVKVLNFPAKIPAVQLGEISMPYVPSNETQQATLSKAMQFIQKCKNATQMEKASKTNPDVKFKATYVNKETKSLEGIEGNVKEIVRWAFNGESGDVSSMMQVGNHYVYCGHLGSRSRDDIQMEDIIEDITPIVKNEKAFKMIAEKMNGKSLEEIAAKNKVKVDTSMNFSYGKSTLGNVPEPSVVTVASGLNLNQISKPIKGTGAVYRIMNTKINPSNMGPAEELQTKTQLGQGFKEVRGLFEAILGRYKLDDNRINIF, from the coding sequence ATGAAAGTTATTTCGACCATCCAAAAGCGTGCTTATATTATTTTTGGAATCATTGCCTTCTGTATTATTGCGTTTCTATATCAGGATATTAGTCCAGGGGTAAACAGCATAGCAGCAGGGAACAACTATATAGGCAAGGTCAATGGTGAAACCTTGTCCTATGATGATTACAAAAAAGAATATGACAAAAAAGAGGCAGAATTAAAGCTTCAAAAAAATGGGCAAAGCCTCACAGAAGATGAAGCTACGCAATTGAGAGATCAAATTTTCTCCAATTTCATTAAAAAGAATACCATTACCGAAATGCTTTCTAAACTTGGTCTCGTTATTTCAGAAAAAGAAATTTTAGAAATTACAAGAGGTCAGAATATAGACCCAGCTTTTCAGCAAATACCTGCTTTTAAAAATCAAATGGGACAATTCGATCCGATGTTGTTTGAAAATTTCCTCAAAACTATTAAGCAAGATGAACCTGGTACACCTGCTGGTACAAGAGAAAAACAATGGAATGCATTCGCTGAAGAGGTAATGGAAAACAGAAAGGTCAATAAGTTTAATCAGATTATTCAAAATGCGCTATATGTTCCGAAATGGCAAAGCGATTATGACATTAAACTATTTGGTACAAGCCGAGACATTAAATATGTAGCTGTTCCTTATACTTCAGTAGATGTAGATAAGATAAAGGTTGAGCATAACGAATTGGAAGATTATTTCGAAAAAAATAAATATAAATTCACTGCATTAACGCCAACCGTAAAAGTGGCATTAGCCTCATTTGAACTAAAGCCTTCTTCATTTGACTCCACAGAGATTTTCAATAAATTCAATGCCAGAATCGAAGAGATGAGAACAGCTACAAACGATACTGCATTTTTCAGAGCTTATGGCGATAATGGAGGATATAACCCTATGATGTACACGGCAGAGCAGATCGGCGATCATCCGAAAATTTCAGAAATGTTTTCCGCAGCTCCTAGATCCATTATCGGACCTTATATAGATAAAAATGATGTGAAGGCATTTCGCATTCTTGCAAAGAAAAATATTGCAGACTCTGTCTTAGTAAAAGCTATAACGATTTCATTCCAAGACGTTAAAACACAAGAAGCTCAGATGCAACGATACAAACTAATAGATAGCATCTTCAAAATGGTGGATACTCTCAATATGGATTTTGATCAAGTTGCTGCTAAATATTCAGCAGATAGAGGTCAAGGTGCTCCTATATGGTTAGCAAGAGCTGATAAAAGTATCACAGAACCAGAGGTATTCTGGCATGGAGCTACTACTAAGCATTTTAGAATGGCTTTCCAAAGAGAAGGAGCTATCAAAATAGTAAAGGTATTGAATTTTCCTGCTAAGATTCCAGCAGTGCAGTTAGGGGAAATATCAATGCCATATGTGCCTTCTAATGAGACACAGCAAGCTACGCTAAGCAAAGCTATGCAATTTATTCAGAAGTGTAAAAATGCTACACAAATGGAAAAGGCTTCAAAAACTAATCCAGATGTAAAGTTCAAAGCAACGTATGTCAATAAAGAGACAAAATCACTTGAAGGAATTGAAGGTAATGTAAAAGAAATAGTGCGATGGGCATTTAATGGTGAAAGCGGAGACGTATCTAGTATGATGCAAGTTGGAAACCATTATGTTTATTGTGGGCATTTAGGATCTAGATCTAGAGATGATATTCAAATGGAGGATATCATTGAAGATATTACTCCAATAGTAAAAAATGAGAAGGCTTTTAAAATGATCGCAGAGAAAATGAATGGAAAGTCTTTAGAGGAAATTGCCGCTAAAAATAAAGTGAAAGTTGATACTTCTATGAATTTCTCCTATGGAAAATCTACTTTAGGAAATGTACCAGAGCCTTCCGTTGTAACGGTAGCATCTGGACTCAATCTCAATCAAATTTCTAAACCTATCAAAGGTACTGGTGCGGTATATAGAATTATGAATACCAAAATCAATCCATCTAATATGGGTCCTGCCGAAGAATTACAAACAAAAACACAATTAGGACAAGGATTTAAAGAGGTGCGTGGATTATTCGAAGCCATATTAGGAAGATATAAATTAGACGATAATAGAATTAATATATTCTAA
- a CDS encoding DUF4476 domain-containing protein, which produces MKFLVSTLFFFGTYSALIAQKAGLTFFSQEGELFYVILDGIRQNNAAAANVKVTDLDRPNYRVKIVFDNAELKDINKNLFVQDMDGKYFHTVYMIYKNKKGEMDLKMSSYNEAKDVAPTARESVVKYHDKEMPIETKTNTGTTSENVNLNMSGTNVNVKQSDESVSIKMDLGGLKDMMNMETGGQANTETTTTTVTTTTTTRSTNTNTKPKIDNPYEQPATSAPAPKGCILPMSSSDFEKGLASVKKQSFAESQMKTAKQMTKVNCLSVKQIRAIMDIFSFEDNKLEYAKFAYEFCTDKKNYFQLTEAFSFSSSADSLNEFLDSQH; this is translated from the coding sequence ATGAAATTTTTAGTCTCAACCTTATTTTTCTTTGGTACATATTCTGCACTCATAGCTCAAAAAGCTGGCTTAACATTTTTCTCACAAGAAGGAGAATTATTCTATGTCATTCTCGATGGCATTAGACAAAATAATGCAGCAGCTGCCAATGTGAAAGTAACTGACCTTGATAGACCAAACTATAGAGTCAAAATAGTTTTTGATAACGCTGAGCTTAAGGATATTAATAAGAACTTATTCGTACAGGATATGGATGGGAAATATTTTCATACCGTATACATGATTTATAAAAATAAAAAAGGAGAAATGGATTTAAAGATGAGTAGTTATAACGAGGCGAAAGATGTAGCTCCTACAGCCAGAGAAAGTGTGGTAAAATATCACGACAAAGAAATGCCTATAGAAACAAAGACAAATACTGGTACTACCAGCGAAAATGTCAATTTAAATATGTCTGGCACTAATGTCAATGTGAAGCAATCGGACGAATCTGTTAGTATCAAAATGGACTTAGGAGGATTGAAAGATATGATGAATATGGAGACTGGTGGGCAAGCCAATACAGAAACGACGACTACGACTGTAACCACTACTACTACAACTAGAAGTACCAATACGAACACCAAACCAAAAATAGACAACCCTTATGAACAGCCAGCAACATCAGCTCCTGCACCAAAAGGCTGTATATTGCCTATGAGTTCATCAGATTTTGAAAAAGGTCTAGCCTCTGTAAAAAAACAATCATTTGCGGAATCTCAAATGAAAACAGCTAAACAAATGACCAAGGTTAATTGTTTATCCGTAAAACAAATACGTGCTATAATGGACATATTTAGCTTTGAAGATAACAAACTGGAATATGCGAAATTTGCCTATGAATTTTGCACTGATAAGAAAAACTATTTCCAGCTAACAGAAGCATTTAGCTTTTCGTCTTCTGCTGATAGCCTCAATGAGTTTCTAGATAGTCAGCATTAG
- a CDS encoding ABC transporter permease, with product MRILLYIATRYLFFKNKKQAINVLSLMTMFAMACGSGALIIILSTFNGFENLSTSLQESFQPDLTITSKKNKDFSVSDELIAKLERLQNIAAISKVYEDKVYLKYMKKDALATMKGVDANFFQTNEVKDYMVAGDTLLENAEYSFALLGMGLAQKLNINLNNQFEQIEVYSPKVEVGGATMIDNFERSFVTPGGVYSVYQEYDDKYVLVPLSFMHYLKSADEHEVTSLELKLKEAKTKSTQREVAAIMGDNYKVKTKLELNETFYRISQIEKLITFFILVFILVILSFNFIGSLTMHIIEKEEDIKMLHYLGLKANQIFKLYMIYGIMQGMLGGFIGLCIGLTICAIQDYFGIINLPGSGTFVVQAYPVTIYWLDVIFILIILFLVSASASIFPALRAKKRLVEVQND from the coding sequence TTGAGAATTCTATTGTACATAGCAACGCGGTACTTGTTTTTCAAAAACAAAAAACAAGCTATTAATGTATTGAGTCTTATGACTATGTTTGCCATGGCATGTGGCTCAGGAGCATTGATTATTATTCTTTCTACCTTTAATGGTTTTGAAAATTTATCGACAAGTTTACAAGAGAGCTTTCAACCAGATCTTACGATTACGTCGAAAAAAAACAAAGATTTTTCGGTATCAGATGAATTGATAGCAAAATTAGAACGTCTTCAAAACATTGCTGCTATTTCTAAAGTATATGAGGACAAGGTTTACTTAAAGTATATGAAGAAAGATGCATTAGCTACTATGAAGGGTGTAGATGCAAATTTTTTTCAAACCAATGAGGTCAAGGATTATATGGTAGCAGGTGATACTCTACTGGAAAATGCAGAATATAGTTTTGCCTTATTAGGAATGGGTCTTGCTCAAAAGCTCAATATTAATCTCAATAATCAATTTGAACAAATAGAAGTTTATAGTCCAAAAGTGGAGGTAGGTGGCGCTACCATGATAGATAATTTCGAACGTTCATTTGTGACTCCGGGTGGAGTATATAGTGTATATCAGGAATATGATGATAAATATGTATTGGTCCCTCTTTCCTTTATGCATTATTTAAAATCTGCAGATGAACATGAAGTCACGTCGCTCGAACTGAAATTAAAAGAGGCCAAAACTAAATCAACTCAAAGAGAGGTAGCTGCTATCATGGGAGATAACTATAAGGTAAAGACAAAATTGGAACTCAATGAAACCTTTTATCGCATATCGCAAATCGAAAAATTGATTACCTTTTTTATATTAGTTTTTATTCTCGTCATCTTATCCTTCAATTTTATTGGATCGCTTACTATGCATATCATAGAAAAAGAAGAAGATATAAAAATGTTACATTACTTAGGTTTGAAAGCAAATCAGATATTCAAGTTGTATATGATTTATGGTATTATGCAGGGTATGCTTGGCGGTTTTATCGGGCTGTGTATTGGCTTAACGATTTGTGCTATACAGGATTATTTCGGTATTATTAATCTACCAGGCTCAGGTACTTTTGTGGTGCAAGCTTATCCAGTGACCATCTATTGGTTGGACGTCATTTTTATCTTGATTATACTATTCCTTGTTTCAGCTTCGGCTTCTATTTTCCCTGCATTAAGAGCAAAGAAAAGACTAGTGGAAGTTCAGAATGATTGA
- a CDS encoding BatA domain-containing protein, with product MVNPSFLWALIALAIPIIVHLFNLRKYKKEYFSNISLLKTIISETQKTSKLKRLLLLASRLLAMLFIILAFVQPLFNTQKTGKGSGQPIVSIYIDNSYSMESPAGQLKAIDDAKQKALDIVKSTENQGLYQIITNDFSGNQLQLLDYTEARETIRNIDISSSRKTANEIWEKQILTTSSNSSDRKAFYWLSDFQNNQFQKLNQITEYPLTCIPIVHNEKKNIYLDTAYIQSSVLKANEDIKIVYRIRKSADDGTDKSLVTLTINDAVKARNEVLWGNQNAITDTLIIKLVARDWQFLKLSISDPSISFDNDYFFTFYLSPKPFITLIGGSTDQRYITNALKADDNFDVHSFNNMDVPSDEVFNTNLIILNQLSPLANGDKIKEWLQTNKQVVIFLPQTMNSSAYSSIMNEIGLPAIGDLSEQAVRIKQFNLLDPALQNIFTQVDQLSDLPSFSSFYNLSGFSQRAKEVLISFDNGVPFLIKYSRLGEGNIYLFTANISSSKSNFVFSSVFAPLMYKLGAASSSYQLNSYFIGSDNSITIPLESKSEDKVFKITGKNLSMIPPQRKFGNTLQCQLHESITESGFYSLENSEGKKIYQLALNHRRAESSMEFLFADDIQAALGYKNVIVDSGGASYLNSLKAFTGVNLWKLWVILAILFLIIEMAIVLFWDKFYNQYLEKKQG from the coding sequence TTGGTTAATCCTTCATTTTTATGGGCTCTCATTGCATTGGCTATACCTATAATAGTCCATTTATTCAATTTGAGAAAATATAAAAAAGAGTATTTCTCCAATATCAGTCTGCTCAAAACGATCATCAGCGAAACCCAAAAAACATCCAAGCTCAAAAGACTACTGCTACTGGCATCCCGTCTTTTGGCTATGCTGTTCATTATACTTGCTTTTGTACAGCCATTATTTAATACCCAAAAGACAGGGAAGGGCAGTGGACAACCGATTGTGAGTATTTATATTGACAATTCCTATAGTATGGAGTCTCCGGCAGGACAGCTCAAGGCTATAGATGATGCTAAGCAGAAGGCACTGGATATAGTTAAATCGACCGAAAATCAAGGATTGTATCAAATTATTACCAATGATTTTTCTGGTAATCAATTACAGCTCCTTGACTACACGGAGGCTAGGGAGACTATTCGAAATATTGATATTAGTTCGAGTAGAAAAACAGCGAATGAAATATGGGAGAAGCAAATCCTAACTACAAGTTCTAATAGTTCAGATCGTAAAGCTTTTTACTGGTTGAGCGATTTCCAGAATAATCAATTTCAAAAACTCAATCAAATCACAGAATATCCCCTAACCTGCATTCCTATTGTGCATAATGAAAAGAAGAATATATATCTGGATACAGCATATATCCAATCAAGTGTGCTCAAGGCTAATGAAGATATCAAAATCGTCTACCGCATAAGAAAGTCTGCGGATGATGGTACTGATAAATCCCTCGTAACGCTCACAATCAATGACGCTGTGAAAGCGAGAAATGAAGTTCTCTGGGGAAATCAAAATGCGATTACGGATACGCTCATTATAAAATTGGTAGCTCGTGATTGGCAATTTTTAAAACTCAGTATCTCGGATCCATCGATTTCATTCGACAATGATTATTTTTTTACATTCTACCTCTCTCCTAAGCCCTTTATTACACTCATAGGTGGTAGCACAGATCAGCGATATATTACAAATGCACTCAAAGCAGATGACAATTTTGATGTACATAGTTTTAACAACATGGATGTACCTTCTGATGAAGTATTCAATACGAACTTAATTATCCTTAATCAATTGAGCCCATTAGCCAATGGGGATAAAATAAAAGAGTGGCTTCAAACGAATAAGCAAGTAGTTATTTTTCTGCCTCAAACTATGAATAGCTCTGCTTATAGTAGTATCATGAATGAAATCGGACTACCTGCTATTGGAGACTTAAGTGAGCAAGCTGTCCGTATAAAGCAGTTTAATCTGCTAGACCCTGCACTGCAAAATATTTTTACCCAAGTAGATCAGTTAAGTGATTTGCCTAGTTTTTCTTCATTCTATAATCTATCTGGTTTCTCACAGCGCGCTAAGGAAGTTTTGATTTCCTTTGACAATGGTGTACCTTTTTTAATTAAGTATAGTCGTTTAGGAGAAGGTAATATCTATTTGTTCACAGCTAATATCTCATCTTCGAAGTCCAATTTTGTATTTAGTTCGGTTTTTGCTCCGCTGATGTATAAGCTGGGAGCAGCCTCGAGCAGTTATCAATTAAATTCCTATTTTATAGGCTCGGATAATAGCATAACAATACCTTTGGAATCCAAATCTGAAGATAAGGTTTTTAAAATAACTGGAAAAAACCTGAGTATGATACCTCCACAACGAAAATTTGGGAATACTCTTCAATGTCAGTTACACGAATCCATTACAGAAAGCGGTTTTTATAGTTTAGAAAATTCAGAAGGTAAAAAAATATATCAATTAGCACTCAATCATAGGAGAGCAGAGAGTAGTATGGAGTTTTTATTCGCAGATGATATCCAGGCTGCATTAGGTTATAAGAATGTGATCGTAGATAGTGGAGGTGCTAGTTATTTGAATAGCTTGAAAGCATTCACAGGTGTTAATCTTTGGAAACTATGGGTCATATTAGCCATCTTGTTTTTAATTATAGAAATGGCTATAGTTTTGTTTTGGGATAAGTTTTACAACCAATATTTGGAAAAGAAGCAAGGATAA